In the genome of Quercus robur chromosome 3, dhQueRobu3.1, whole genome shotgun sequence, one region contains:
- the LOC126718743 gene encoding uncharacterized protein LOC126718743: MREANNPGGNLICTISLLVALTTVQDQLSCCIQLLTNWNKHTLRYVHCIRILELGQNQFILKSKRMLANVRMGLFLVQLQSKGFSCVVMNNQTMMELFVSHQVQTLVPLFK; the protein is encoded by the exons ATGAGGGAAGCCAACAATCCTGGAG GCAACCTGATCTGTACAATAAGTCTCCTGGTAGCTCTGACTACAGTACAGGATCAACTCTCCTGTTGCATTCAGCTGCTAACAAACTGGAACAAGCACACGCTGAGATATGTTCACTGCATCAGGATACTGGAATTGGGTCAGAATCAATTCATATTGAAGAGCAAAAGGATGTTGGCGAATGTGAGAATGGGGTTATTTCTGGTGCAACTCCAAAGCAAG GGATTTTCATGTgttgtgatgaacaaccaaacAATGATGGAGTTGTTTGTGTCTCATCAAGTACAGACTTTGGTTCCCCTCTTCAAGTAA